GCGCTTATGCGGTCACTTGTTCCTTAAACTCGCCTGAAACTGAGCCGCATGTCGCTATGGAACGACTCGTCAGCCTTTTCGGCCTGTTTGCGATGATCGGCTTGGCTTGGTTGATGAGCGAGCACAAGCGGCGCATCAACATCCGTGTGGTCGTGGGCGGACTATTGTTGCAATTTTGCTTTGCACTCTTGGTTCTCAAGACCGACCCTGGCCGATCGCTGTTCATCTTTATC
The window above is part of the Pirellulales bacterium genome. Proteins encoded here:
- a CDS encoding Na+ dependent nucleoside transporter N-terminal domain-containing protein, which encodes MERLVSLFGLFAMIGLAWLMSEHKRRINIRVVVGGLLLQFCFALLVLKTDPGRSLFIFI